One window of Triticum dicoccoides isolate Atlit2015 ecotype Zavitan chromosome 5A, WEW_v2.0, whole genome shotgun sequence genomic DNA carries:
- the LOC119302175 gene encoding uncharacterized protein LOC119302175: MAAVARDRRRRGRAPRAASAAAAEDDGEEQHLNPFLSDEVPSFSRVQFRNVASRARWVEEAGAAEVLDNKGKLWLTTGIARGGKLYYNVEEIGFLAERGALVLLDDKDETVGMEEIYGKIATGSYGCSWDAFQAYRHLKLLGYIVGRYDVPWTMKQIRFGDVTSSPESMDGTSLSFGKANGACNDITKLLKGMCIDGMYPSFKVHLPNSKFKKSSPGVPSFLVCLLRDKPPSRDELQTVENKFDGIRLKFCQVDNGHISFLSFDKVTLPSLP; encoded by the exons ATGGCCGCTGTGGCACGCgaccggcggagaaggggccgtgcTCCCAGGGCTGCCTCCGCTGCTGCGGCTGAAGACGACGGGGAGGAGCAGCACCTCAATCCCTTCCTCTCAGACGAGGTACCCTCGTTCTCGAGAGTCCAGTTCAG GAACGTCGCGTCGcgggcgcggtgggtggaggaggCTGGTGCGGCAGAGGTGTTGGACAACAAGGGGAAGCTCTGGCTGACCACTGGCATAGCACGGGGTGGCAAGCTCTACTACAATGTGGAGGAGATTGG GTTCTTGGCAGAAAGAGGGGCATTGGTTCTTCTTGATGACAAGGATGAAACAGTTGGAATGGAGGAGATCTATGGAAAGATTGCAACAGGAAGTTATGGGTGCTCCTGGGATGCCTTCCAAGCTTACAGGCACTTGAAGTTGCTTGGCTACATTGTTGGACGATATGACGTTCCCTGGACAATGAAGCAAATCCGTTTCGGTGACGTCACCAGTTCCCCCGAGAGTATGGATGGCACAAGCCTGAGCTTTGGCAAAGCAAATGGTGCCTGCAATGACATTACCAAATTGCTCAAAGGAATGTGCATAGATGGGATGTATCCATCCTTTAAAGTGCATCTACCAAATAGCAAATTTAAGAAGTCGTCCCCAGGAGTCCCTAGTTTTCTTGTATGTCTGTTAAG AGACAAGCCACCCTCAAGGGATGAACTGCAAACAGTGGAAAACAAGTTTGACGGCATTCGTCTTAAATTCTGTCAAGTTGATAATGGGCATATCAGCTTCCTCTCCTTTGATAAAGTTACACTTCCTAGTTTGCCCTGA
- the LOC119297579 gene encoding protein SRG1-like, which translates to MVHQDQGKLVQMVAADVGLVAPPSRYVLSEENRPTTVAQQAKLVIPIVDVSRVAMADDVEEAAKLRSALQSWGLFVVTDHGMPKEFLDEILEATRKFFHLPLEEKQKCGNVIDGVKFQNEGYGIDRIDSDEQILDWCDRLWLQLQPEDERRLQFWPQNLRDLLHEYTLESGRVTMDVLKAMAKLLNQEEGFFINMVGERFKSYSRFTYYPPCPRPDLVNGLKPHTDNSAITLLLMDKDVGGFQVLKDGHWVDVPVLGNDLLVVVGEGMEIVSNAIFKAPWHRVVTSADKERLSLAMFYQPEPERIIGPSGMLVHEKRPAMFKNSLVQTLADGYWDAFAAGGRTVDFLNVRINAEADAELEGCAVVANN; encoded by the exons ATGGTTCATCAGGATCAGGGAAAGCTGGTGCAGATGGTGGCCGCGGACGTTGGACTTGTGGCGCCGCCGAGCAGGTACGTGCTAAGCGAGGAGAACCGGCCGACCACCGTCGCACAGCAAGCCAAGCTGGTCATCCCCATCGTGGACGTGAGCCGTGTGGCCATGGCCGATGATGTTGAGGAGGCGGCCAAGCTTCGGTCTGCGCTCCAGTCATGGGGCCTCTTTGTGGTGACCGACCATGGCATGCCAAAGGAGTTCCTCGACGAGATCCTCGAGGCGACAAGGAAGTTCTTCCACCTGCCGCTGGAGGAGAAGCAGAAGTGCGGCAACGTGATCGACGGCGTCAAGTTCCAGAACGAAGGGTACGGCATCGACCGCATCGACTCCGACGAGCAGATCCTTGACTGGTGTGACCGGCTCTGGCTCCAGCTCCAGCCGGAGGACGAGAGGCGGCTCCAGTTCTGGCCACAGAATCTAAG GGATCTCCTACACGAGTACACCTTAGAGAGTGGGAGAGTCACCATGGATGTGCTGAAGGCCATGGCAAAGCTTCTGAACCAggaggagggcttcttcatcaacatggtGGGTGAGAGGTTCAAGTCATACTCGAGGTTCACCTACTACCCTCCCTGCCCACGCCCGGACCTCGTGAACGGGCTGAAGCCGCACACCGACAACTCTGCCATCACACTGCTCCTCATGGACAAGGACGTCGGCGGCTTCCAGGTGCTCAAGGACGGCCACTGGGTTGATGTCCCCGTGCTCGGTAATGACCTGTTGGTCGTTGTCGGCGAGGGCATGGAG ATCGTCAGCAATGCAATCTTCAAGGCGCCGTGGCACCGCGTGGTGACAAGCGCCGACAAGGAGAGGCTGTCACTGGCGATGTTCTACCAGCCAGAGCCCGAGAGGATCATAGGGCCGTCGGGGATGCTAGTCCACGAGAAGCGCCCGGCGATGTTCAAGAACAGCTTGGTTCAGACATTGGCCGATGGATACTGGGATGCATTTGCAGCGGGTGGTCGCACCGTCGACTTTCTCAATGTCAGGATCAATGCTGAGGCCGACGCCGAACTGGAAGGGTGCGCAGTGGTTGCAAACAACTAA